The Lates calcarifer isolate ASB-BC8 unplaced genomic scaffold, TLL_Latcal_v3 _unitig_4425_quiver_3658, whole genome shotgun sequence genomic interval TTTTGCTGCAGATACTCCACACTACCACtttcacaaaacacaccttAGGTGTAAGGAACTTTACTACTTTCTATTTGTGTTCTTTCATGTCAGTACAAGTAGTAAATAAAACTTGCAGAGAAACTTTTAGATTTCTAAAcactacagtgaaaaataaaggaataaaaggCCTTTAACTGTCAAAGTTAGGACAATtacataactgaaaaaaaataagctgttttggcagcttcttgaaaaatgtaaataattcatACACAAACCTAAAGGCTAAGGAAAAATGATCAGCAACAAGGTAAATGTCATCTGAAAGGCTGTTCCCACAGCAAAGTTTTCAACTTGTAACAGGAAAAGCACAtatgttactaataacattaatgatggctctgttttattcaagtgtcccagtaaaccatgacagtgtgacagtgaggcaGCATGAACAAtataccaggaccctgaaactgaagctgcattagggtttgatttattttccaaatcaaaaccttttgaaatgaatcacagaataaaaagcagaaagacagacgTGCACGTCGGGTACGAGTGAGGAAAtggaagacagagaagaagatgcagaaaggaaaaagacaaaagagactgaaaaagacaaaagcattTCACACCTACACATTAACCACAGGAAACCAGGCTTGAAAAACCCAACAAAATAATGTGTGACCCTCCTCAGTTTTCAGAATGCAGAGTGAATtgcttgaatttttttttttttaaacgttaCCTCCCACCATGGCAGGTCGGCATCAGCCCGGGTCAGCTCAATGATGTCACCTTTGGAGAGGTGAAGAGGTTGGCCGAAGCCCACAGGAGGCGGAGGCAAGCCATAATACTCCTGACATACCTCCATCTTAGGAAATCCTGAGAAGAAGAGCGAGAGAGAAGAGATGCTGAGATGTTAGGAAGGAGACCTGACAGGCAATGAACAcactttatttctttcaaatatttcatttactcTTTAAACACAAAGGATGTTGTTCTGGAGAGTAAACATGATGACAACACATAAATTCCTTACCAACGCTGGAGTGTCCGGAggacctctgtgtttttattctggaggaacaaaagacaaaagaactGGAGTAACTGTACctcatgttttatatatttgcatgagttacatttaaaaaaagacataaaaggaGATGTATTATTCATCACCTCTAAAGGAATAATCTTACCTTCCTCGTAGTGCCAGCGTGATCTGTAATTCCAAGAGGACAACCAATGTAAGAAGCGATAATCACAATAATTACACTGATTGGAAGCAGTACGTGAACTCAaccacatgcatgtacacagacCTGAGTTTCGTCCGCAGGCAGGGACTCTGCCTAAACACTCTTTATGTGCAGCCATTTTACAGCGAGTGCAGCGATAGCCCTGGAAAAATATCCCTCTGCAGACAACAGATGGAGAGATTCAACCTCAGCACACAAGTCTTTAGTGgggttttttcctctctttttaaaTTGGAGCTAAGAGAGGAGCTGTGAGAAACAGCTAGCGAGACAAAAGTACCTTAACAGCATCGAGCAGGCCTTGCAGGAGGTGGTGTCCTCGAAGCAGTGCATCTGGAAGTCGTGGTTGTTGGCTGTGGAGTTCTCTGGACACATATTTGACCTGCAACCATGAAGAACAGCTGTTTCAGAGAAccaaccaatcacagagcacACTGAAGGCACCAACACAGTTTAGtatttgtttctgatgtttttacatcATATAATTCACAAGAAGATcctttgaaatattaaaatatttgattaCAACAAAGAAGCTGATTAACTTAAAACTGCAATAATAGATTTTGTGGCTACTTGGAAGGTGAACACAACCCTGACATATCAACACTTTTTAAGTTGGTATGTGAATGTGAAACTGATAACTGTTACTTATTTATACATTCAGCAGAAATGGAGTAACATTATCATGAATACTCTTCTGgagtgttcaccagctagttctaattttgtctgctgtttgatgcttTGCTGGTAATGCTCAGTGGGTTtgctagctttttttttttttttttttttggctactGTGGTCAAAAGCGATTCTGTGAGAGTAGTGAGAGAGAACCAAAAGAGTTGTGGCCCAGAAAACCCCAAAAATTAGCCTAAAGATGCTATAAAGACCCATGCTGAAGGGGAAGTGctgagtcaggtgataattctctgtgtggGTTTGTGACCACAAGTgactcctttcacattacacatggTCATTGTCTGCATGGTCTGCTTTAAGGATTCCCAGGGTAACACTGCCTCTGAGCTGTACCCATTCAACATTCTGTAGCTGCATAGGAGACACTGTACTCTTTTTAAAGTCTTTAGCAaaggtagtgtgtgtgtgtataggtgtgtgGTAACTTACAGAGCCATCTCAAACTGCTCCAGCCATTTCTTCTTCAGTTCTCTGGTTTTGAAGAATAAGTCGTACCCACACCTCCCATAGCAGTCCAGCAGGAGGAACAAATAGGaccactgctcacacacacacaaacacacacagttagtcTTATAGATGTACTATCTAGTATGACTGGTGCTACAGAGTGAAGGAAGCAGGAGAAGACCTTTTTATTGTCCTTCTCTCCTGTGGTTTCATCTCGTATCTGGTAGTGCTGTAGTTCAATGATCTCCTTTAACTCAAAGGTCTCTCCACTCTTCttcttacacacaaacatggctttatcaaagaggaatgCATACCTGACAAACAGCAAATCATAGAGAGATACAACAAAAGGTCAGATAAACATGGCATTCCCAcgtgaaaaaaacacagagacacatacacaacacacaccccTGCTTAGACTTCTTCTCCGAGCTGCAGATCTTCAGCTCTCCATCAATCTTGGGGCGACCGTAGAAAGCTAGAGACTGAGtctgaaaagcagagagaggagggtaaataaacaaaatggctgccatgaagaaatatatgaaaatgaaaactcacCATGTTTTCTATGGACAACTGGAAGGACGTCTGCCTGATGATCTCATTGTCTCGCTTCACCTCGTTCACACACTGCGCCAGGTCCtggaaacaaatacacacacacatacacaaataaattcatgtttaattaaagctgcgagcagcgttgaacggcccgcacccggcgcccgtcggggagcggcgaccgcgggacccggcaaccgcgggtcaacgcaggtcgcagggcacacgctggcgtaacagttcacacttcccagatgtaaaaattttaaataaaagcttttacgctaattattttctgtgataatatttttcagagctcatcatctgtgacagctcttgctctcttgactgtaacctccctgtggaagcttctcacagactcaatcaactctcttcccctcccccctcaaacacaaacacaaacacacacacacacacacacacacacacacacacacagataccccctcccaaggagataaaactcagttttaacttgagtttaaaagctttgagctttgagcaaaagcatttttttaagttctgttattgggtgcatatataaatcatttatgcttaaacaaggcttataatgaagttatttgaacagtgaatatctcatctgcctaaagtcagggcgaagccactaaccagctgtagggatgggtatcattaggattttatctttccatacagacccctatcagtccagctcagactgttactggtttagagagtgaagtttatagcaatttgcaaaattggagatggagattagtgacaaactaaccagttagactacatacagacaagctttcatt includes:
- the LOC108899390 gene encoding proto-oncogene vav-like, translated to MFVCKKKSGETFELKEIIELQHYQIRDETTGEKDNKKWSYLFLLLDCYGRCGYDLFFKTRELKKKWLEQFEMALSNMCPENSTANNHDFQMHCFEDTTSCKACSMLLRGIFFQGYRCTRCKMAAHKECLGRVPACGRNSDHAGTTRKVRLFL